One Candidatus Babeliales bacterium genomic region harbors:
- the bamD gene encoding outer membrane protein assembly factor BamD, which yields MIQFIHFCCSIVLQKGILVMLIRLLLPCLLFSITPLLNQAKYNPLFGSMLVSTKPPYPCPGKLVKNMDEQELRQVLEYGKIVKDGELVHKTYFYLFKISTEQSAIKEYKLGLADYCFLQEDYEKASGCYEDFFMLYPGSKEAAYSQYKSILCSFYLSLSADRDQTATHKTISLINFFLMKETDQKFIDEVKTIYTTCRERLFKHEAHVFENYIKQQKFLSAEKRLEYIEKNFQDIKNIKEYEIYLKEMLELTKNPDTRPFLVRFDLKNALSKKASDKKEVTEKKSALRKISSFFLA from the coding sequence ATGATTCAATTTATACATTTTTGCTGTTCCATTGTTTTGCAAAAAGGAATTTTAGTTATGCTTATTCGTCTTTTACTTCCCTGCTTACTCTTTTCGATAACACCGCTGTTAAATCAGGCAAAATATAATCCATTATTTGGATCAATGCTTGTATCGACCAAGCCGCCATACCCTTGCCCAGGAAAACTTGTTAAAAACATGGACGAGCAAGAACTTAGACAAGTTCTTGAGTACGGCAAAATCGTGAAAGACGGCGAATTAGTACACAAAACTTATTTCTATTTATTTAAAATATCAACAGAACAAAGCGCAATTAAAGAATACAAACTTGGACTTGCTGACTATTGCTTCCTGCAGGAAGATTATGAAAAAGCTTCCGGATGTTACGAAGATTTTTTCATGTTATACCCTGGTAGCAAGGAAGCTGCATACTCTCAATACAAATCCATTTTATGCTCATTTTACTTAAGCCTTTCAGCTGATCGAGATCAAACAGCAACTCACAAAACTATCTCACTCATTAATTTTTTTCTCATGAAAGAAACAGACCAAAAATTTATTGATGAAGTAAAAACTATTTATACAACCTGCCGAGAAAGACTTTTCAAGCATGAAGCTCATGTCTTTGAAAATTATATCAAACAACAAAAATTTCTAAGCGCAGAAAAACGTTTAGAATACATTGAAAAAAATTTCCAAGATATCAAAAATATCAAAGAATATGAGATCTATCTTAAAGAAATGCTAGAACTCACTAAAAATCCAGACACGCGTCCATTCTTGGTTAGATTTGATTTAAAAAACGCTTTGTCAAAAAAAGCTTCTGATAAAAAAGAAGTTACAGAAAAAAAATCAGCTCTACGTAAAATCAGCTCATTTTTCTTAGCGTAA
- a CDS encoding YraN family protein: MAVNLFGQQSEILVADHLQDQGFKILERNYKKFFGEIDIIAQKKDLIVFVEVKARKNSQISMHELVRPSKQRKIILVAQSYMGRHNIYQKICRFDVALLHIVNDKQPELTYIPNAFCQGGY; this comes from the coding sequence ATGGCAGTCAATTTATTTGGTCAACAAAGCGAAATCTTAGTTGCAGATCATTTGCAAGATCAAGGATTTAAGATTTTAGAGCGAAATTATAAAAAGTTTTTTGGCGAAATTGACATCATTGCCCAAAAAAAAGATTTGATAGTTTTTGTAGAGGTTAAAGCTCGAAAAAACTCACAAATTTCTATGCATGAATTGGTCCGACCATCCAAGCAACGTAAAATCATCTTAGTTGCGCAGTCGTACATGGGTCGACATAATATTTATCAAAAAATTTGCCGCTTTGATGTTGCGCTGCTACACATTGTTAATGATAAGCAGCCCGAACTCACCTACATTCCAAATGCGTTTTGCCAGGGCGGATACTAA
- a CDS encoding phosphatidate cytidylyltransferase, translated as MIKLNEATKRFITASIIGTVFWAVFFYLPPIAFSAMLLGILSIILVLEWKNFFNLDSFWFWIIMPWYPILPFALLVYMNGDPCYRNLVYYIFVIVFAFDGAAYFTGTLLGAHKIVPHISPGKTVEGCIGGFVAALITFYIATLSADVAVPKIFALLLVFIACLLAFVGDIFESFLKRQAGIKDSGHILPGHGGFLDRFDAVIMVTFFFFFFRQELANVLCI; from the coding sequence ATGATCAAACTTAATGAAGCCACCAAACGATTTATAACAGCAAGTATCATCGGAACAGTTTTTTGGGCTGTTTTTTTCTATCTTCCACCAATCGCTTTTTCTGCCATGCTCCTGGGAATCTTAAGCATCATTTTAGTTCTCGAGTGGAAAAACTTTTTCAACTTAGATAGTTTTTGGTTTTGGATCATCATGCCTTGGTACCCCATTTTACCGTTTGCTTTACTGGTATACATGAACGGTGATCCATGCTATCGAAATCTGGTCTATTATATTTTTGTTATTGTTTTTGCGTTTGATGGAGCTGCATACTTTACCGGCACACTGCTCGGCGCTCATAAAATAGTTCCTCACATCAGTCCGGGAAAAACTGTTGAAGGATGTATCGGAGGATTTGTAGCAGCACTGATTACATTTTATATAGCAACACTGAGTGCTGACGTCGCCGTCCCAAAAATATTTGCCCTGCTGTTAGTTTTCATTGCTTGCCTTTTGGCCTTCGTTGGTGATATTTTTGAATCATTTTTAAAACGCCAAGCTGGCATTAAAGATTCTGGTCACATTCTGCCTGGCCATGGTGGATTTCTCGATCGATTCGATGCGGTGATCATGGTCACATTTTTCTTCTTTTTCTTCAGACAAGAACTGGCAAATGTACTCTGCATTTAA